Proteins from one Erysipelothrix larvae genomic window:
- a CDS encoding HD domain-containing protein: MSIHYKKTSEHKVLRDPVHGYINVEDAVIWELIDSKEFQRLRRIHQLGGTFQVYHTAEHSRFGHSLGVYEVARLMIENVKGLKIALSETERVAVLCAALLHDVGHGPFSHSFESVTSVNHEAYTDKIILESSSEIHQILHRADGNLPQMVADIISHRHKRELLTQIISSQLDADRMDYLLRDSYFTGVSYGEFDLFRILRTLRVVDDELVVKESGIHAVEDYIMARYQMYWQVYLHPTSRAYESILHMIFKRLKDVAFEKPEILNMLPLFKNLLLNDEVSVEDHFYLDETTCMYGFMMLMNSEDEVLRDLTTRLVNRDLFKYQDVESEAMIESISTEVESKGYNPRYYVVMDYMTQILYKPYDEHEGPKPIRVLKNQELVELSSASQIVKGFVLQEDKEDFKVFYPE; this comes from the coding sequence ATGTCAATTCACTATAAAAAAACTTCAGAACATAAAGTATTAAGAGATCCAGTCCACGGATACATTAATGTTGAAGATGCAGTCATATGGGAACTCATTGATTCCAAAGAGTTTCAACGTTTAAGGCGCATCCATCAGCTTGGTGGAACCTTTCAGGTGTATCACACCGCTGAACACTCGCGTTTTGGCCATTCATTAGGTGTGTATGAAGTTGCACGTTTGATGATTGAAAACGTAAAAGGGTTAAAGATTGCCTTAAGTGAAACTGAACGTGTTGCGGTTTTATGCGCTGCTTTACTCCATGATGTTGGTCATGGTCCCTTTTCGCATTCTTTTGAAAGTGTCACCAGTGTGAACCACGAAGCCTATACAGACAAGATCATATTAGAATCAAGCTCTGAGATTCATCAAATTCTCCATCGCGCTGATGGTAATCTTCCTCAAATGGTGGCGGACATTATTTCACATCGTCATAAGCGAGAACTTCTGACACAAATCATATCGAGTCAACTCGATGCGGATCGCATGGATTATCTTTTAAGAGATTCATACTTTACAGGTGTTAGCTATGGTGAGTTTGATTTGTTCAGAATCTTACGGACACTTCGTGTTGTTGATGATGAACTCGTGGTGAAGGAAAGTGGCATCCATGCGGTTGAAGATTACATTATGGCTCGGTATCAAATGTATTGGCAAGTATATCTCCATCCAACCTCACGTGCTTATGAAAGCATTTTGCATATGATTTTTAAACGACTTAAAGATGTTGCGTTTGAGAAACCTGAAATTTTGAACATGTTACCCTTGTTTAAAAATTTGTTGCTCAATGATGAGGTGAGTGTAGAAGATCATTTCTATCTCGATGAAACAACCTGTATGTATGGATTTATGATGCTCATGAATAGTGAGGATGAAGTCTTAAGAGACCTTACAACCCGGCTTGTGAATCGTGATTTATTTAAGTATCAAGATGTTGAAAGTGAAGCAATGATTGAGTCAATCTCAACAGAGGTTGAATCGAAAGGATATAATCCACGCTATTATGTTGTGATGGATTATATGACACAAATTCTCTACAAACCCTATGATGAACATGAAGGACCGAAACCAATTCGAGTATTAAAAAATCAAGAACTGGTGGAATTGTCCAGTGCATCACAGATTGTAAAGGGATTTGTATTACAAGAAGATAAAGAAGACTTTAAAGTTTTCTATCCAGAATGA